A region of Paenibacillus sp. JNUCC-31 DNA encodes the following proteins:
- the pduL gene encoding phosphate propanoyltransferase: protein MSKTVSVGVSARHIHVSQEHVEILFGKGYELTEFKPLSQPGQYAANETVAVIGSKGQFDKVRILGPVRPETQLEISMTDSFAIGVKAPVRESGSIEGTPGITIKGPAGEVTIDKGVIVAARHIHFHTSDAAKWGIEDKQMLKVRLGGDRGLVLENVLARVSDSFALDMHIDTDEANAAGARNGDTAEIID, encoded by the coding sequence ATGAGCAAAACAGTATCTGTGGGCGTATCTGCCCGTCACATTCATGTATCTCAAGAGCACGTTGAAATTTTGTTTGGCAAAGGCTACGAATTGACTGAGTTTAAACCTCTGTCCCAACCTGGGCAATATGCTGCTAATGAAACCGTAGCGGTGATTGGTTCGAAAGGACAGTTTGATAAAGTGCGTATTCTTGGACCTGTTCGTCCGGAAACACAACTTGAAATCTCGATGACAGACTCTTTCGCCATTGGTGTTAAGGCACCTGTACGTGAGTCCGGAAGCATTGAAGGCACCCCAGGTATCACAATTAAAGGACCTGCTGGTGAAGTAACGATTGATAAAGGTGTTATCGTTGCTGCCCGTCACATCCATTTCCATACGTCTGATGCTGCCAAATGGGGCATTGAGGACAAACAAATGCTGAAAGTTCGTCTGGGTGGAGATCGTGGTCTGGTTCTGGAAAATGTACTGGCTCGTGTATCGGATTCTTTTGCACTGGACATGCATATTGATACGGATGAAGCTAACGCAGCAGGCGCTCGTAACGGCGATACTGCAGAAATCATCGACTAA
- a CDS encoding RicAFT regulatory complex protein RicA family protein, with product MERFRVAQEEVQYNHYGMPTYDTRNLVIRDDIMGKAKELAEMLGTSEEVKQFQQAESKIRDHERIQQLIATIKKKQKEIVAFESFKNAEMVSKIEQEIEDLQDELDSIPLVTEFQQSQSDINYLLQLVISVIRDTVSEKVNVEAGTDSPPTSCG from the coding sequence ATGGAGCGATTTCGAGTGGCGCAGGAAGAAGTGCAATATAACCATTATGGAATGCCTACCTACGATACGCGCAATCTGGTCATACGCGACGACATTATGGGAAAAGCCAAAGAATTGGCTGAGATGCTTGGAACGAGTGAGGAAGTGAAACAGTTCCAACAGGCGGAATCCAAAATTCGTGATCATGAACGCATCCAGCAATTAATTGCAACGATCAAGAAAAAGCAAAAAGAGATCGTTGCTTTTGAAAGCTTCAAAAATGCAGAGATGGTCAGCAAAATTGAACAAGAAATTGAAGATCTGCAGGACGAGCTGGACAGCATTCCACTGGTTACGGAATTCCAGCAAAGTCAAAGTGATATCAATTATTTGCTCCAGCTTGTGATCTCTGTAATTCGGGATACGGTCTCCGAGAAAGTGAACGTGGAGGCAGGTACGGATTCACCTCCGACCAGCTGCGGGTAA
- the rny gene encoding ribonuclease Y, which produces MDIVITIVLVVAALVIGFGVGYFIRKSLAEAKISSAEQAAVQIVENAKKEAEALKKETVLEAKDEIHRIRAEAEKDTRERRNEIQRQERRLLQKEESLDKKLESLERKEEQVANKEKRIDETQQQIEMIYKNQVTELERISNLTMEDARSIILSNVEQEVRHETAQMIKDIEQQAKEEADKKSREIITLAIQRCAADHVAETTVSVVTLPNEEMKGRIIGREGRNIRALETLTGIDLIIDDTPEAVILSGFDPIRREIARTALEKLVADGRIHPARIEEMVEKSRKEVDERIREYGEQATFEVGVHGLHPDLIKILGRLKFRTSYGQNVLKHSMEVAYLAGLMAGELGEDVTLARRAGLLHDIGKALDHEVEGSHVEIGVELAKKYKEHPVVINSIASHHGDCEATSVIAMLVGAADALSAARPGARRETLETYIKRLEKLEEISESFEGVEKSYAIQAGREVRVMVQPEKIDDAEAFRLARDITKMIENELDYPGHIKVTVIRETRAVEYAK; this is translated from the coding sequence ATGGACATCGTAATCACGATCGTTCTCGTTGTGGCCGCGCTCGTTATTGGGTTCGGAGTAGGGTATTTTATTCGCAAATCTCTTGCAGAGGCTAAAATCTCCAGTGCGGAACAAGCTGCCGTGCAAATCGTGGAGAACGCGAAGAAAGAGGCAGAGGCACTGAAGAAAGAAACGGTGCTGGAAGCGAAGGACGAGATTCATCGCATTCGCGCCGAAGCTGAAAAAGACACTCGTGAACGTCGGAACGAAATTCAACGACAAGAAAGACGATTGTTGCAAAAAGAAGAGTCGCTGGATAAAAAATTGGAATCACTCGAACGTAAAGAAGAGCAAGTGGCTAACAAAGAGAAACGAATTGATGAGACACAGCAGCAGATCGAGATGATCTACAAAAACCAGGTGACGGAGCTGGAGCGCATATCCAACCTCACCATGGAAGACGCACGCAGTATCATACTGTCCAACGTAGAACAGGAAGTTCGTCATGAGACGGCTCAAATGATTAAGGACATTGAACAGCAAGCGAAGGAAGAAGCGGACAAAAAGTCCCGCGAGATTATTACACTCGCCATCCAACGCTGTGCGGCTGATCACGTGGCGGAGACAACCGTATCCGTTGTTACTTTGCCAAATGAAGAAATGAAAGGCCGGATTATCGGTCGTGAAGGACGTAACATCCGTGCGCTTGAAACCCTTACTGGGATTGACCTCATTATCGATGATACGCCAGAAGCTGTTATTCTGTCGGGCTTTGACCCGATTCGCCGTGAAATCGCCCGTACTGCCCTCGAGAAATTGGTGGCTGATGGACGTATTCACCCGGCACGGATTGAAGAGATGGTGGAGAAATCCCGCAAAGAAGTGGACGAGCGTATCCGTGAATACGGTGAGCAAGCTACCTTTGAAGTGGGCGTGCATGGTCTGCATCCGGACTTGATTAAAATTCTGGGCCGGTTGAAGTTCCGTACAAGCTATGGTCAAAACGTCTTGAAACATTCGATGGAAGTCGCTTATCTGGCTGGATTGATGGCTGGCGAACTCGGAGAAGACGTAACCCTGGCAAGACGTGCAGGTCTATTGCATGACATTGGTAAAGCGCTGGATCACGAAGTGGAAGGATCACACGTCGAAATCGGCGTGGAACTGGCGAAGAAATACAAAGAACATCCGGTTGTAATCAACAGTATCGCGTCCCATCACGGGGATTGCGAAGCGACTTCGGTTATTGCGATGTTGGTCGGCGCAGCAGATGCGCTCTCCGCAGCAAGACCAGGCGCACGCCGCGAAACGCTGGAAACGTATATCAAACGACTGGAGAAGCTGGAAGAGATTTCAGAGTCGTTCGAAGGTGTCGAGAAATCGTACGCCATTCAGGCAGGACGCGAAGTTCGCGTTATGGTACAGCCTGAGAAAATCGACGATGCAGAAGCATTCCGCCTCGCACGTGACATCACGAAGATGATCGAGAACGAACTCGATTATCCGGGTCACATTAAGGTCACCGTCATCCGGGAAACCCGTGCGGTTGAATACGCAAAATAG
- a CDS encoding dipeptidase: protein MHNWRIADFHCDALSKMLMDPALPFENAPKLDVNLERMSEGGLGLQAFAIYLPEVLGRGKFEHVMGQLDIYRKRVQVSNDRSEGIHTLLWREQLTQVGQMGKTWGLLTLEGVDGLESNLFYLELCYQMGVRIVGLTWNYANWAADGVLEKRGAGLTEKGRELVHLCNQIGMLLDVSHLTEKGFWELADLSERPFIASHSNSYTVCPHVRNLKDDQIRAIIARKGRIGLTFVPWFVKQDGEVHIEDLLPHIEQVCALGGERHLMMGSDFDGISTYIHELEHTGQYPKLINTLLKHYDESLVRGWMWGNAMSYLGENLPENDMKTEHVKS from the coding sequence ATGCACAACTGGCGAATAGCCGATTTTCATTGTGATGCCTTAAGTAAAATGCTGATGGACCCTGCCCTTCCTTTTGAAAATGCACCAAAGCTGGATGTGAACCTGGAGCGCATGAGCGAGGGCGGCCTTGGTTTACAGGCCTTTGCGATTTATTTGCCCGAGGTGCTGGGCAGAGGCAAGTTTGAACATGTGATGGGACAGTTGGATATCTACCGCAAGCGAGTTCAGGTAAGCAACGATCGCTCTGAAGGCATACATACACTATTATGGCGAGAACAGCTCACACAGGTGGGGCAGATGGGCAAAACCTGGGGACTGCTTACACTGGAAGGAGTCGATGGACTGGAGAGCAATCTCTTTTATCTTGAGTTGTGTTATCAAATGGGTGTGAGGATCGTTGGGCTTACCTGGAACTATGCCAATTGGGCAGCAGATGGTGTGCTCGAAAAACGCGGGGCTGGTCTGACGGAAAAAGGCAGGGAACTGGTTCACCTGTGTAACCAAATCGGCATGTTGCTGGATGTTTCACATCTCACCGAAAAGGGTTTTTGGGAACTGGCCGATCTGAGCGAACGTCCGTTTATCGCTTCGCATTCCAACAGTTATACGGTTTGCCCGCATGTGCGAAATCTGAAGGATGATCAGATTCGAGCCATTATTGCCCGGAAAGGGCGTATCGGATTGACGTTTGTCCCCTGGTTTGTGAAACAGGATGGTGAAGTCCATATCGAAGATCTGTTGCCTCATATTGAGCAGGTTTGCGCCCTGGGTGGGGAGCGGCATCTGATGATGGGTTCTGATTTTGACGGAATATCTACGTATATCCATGAGCTTGAACATACCGGGCAGTATCCAAAGCTGATAAATACGCTCCTCAAGCACTACGATGAATCACTGGTTCGTGGTTGGATGTGGGGGAATGCGATGAGTTATTTAGGAGAAAATCTGCCGGAGAACGATATGAAAACAGAACATGTAAAATCATAA
- the miaB gene encoding tRNA (N6-isopentenyl adenosine(37)-C2)-methylthiotransferase MiaB, giving the protein MAKDSKKDYSQYFDFSDAKVISQDEFSKKIRIRGREINIKSEPNHRQEKQRGKEDVQVLYETAVPDELKNVGKGKHYIVYTYGCQMNEHDSETIKGLLESMGYQATEDRKEADIILLNTCAIRENAEDKVFGELGHLKTLKTERPGLLLGVCGCMSQEEGVVNRIMQKHGFVDMIFGTHNVHRLPHLIQEALFSKEMVVEVWSKEGDIIENLPKKREGMRGWVNIMYGCDKFCTYCIVPFTRGKERSRRPEDVIAEVRELARQGFKEITLLGQNVNAYGKDFTDLKYTFGDLMDEIRKIDIPRVRFTTSHPRDFDDHLIEVLAKGGNLVEHIHLPVQSGSTEVLKRMSRKYSREHYLKLADKIKTAIPDVVLTTDIIVGFPGETDEQFEDTLSLVREVGYDFAYTFIYSPREGTPAAVMEDNVPMDVKKERLKRLNETINAYSHSSNEKQRGKVVEVLVEGESKRNSNVLAGRTRSNKLVHFEGPKELIGTFVQVEITDPMTFYIRGNLLSEPVAANQ; this is encoded by the coding sequence ATGGCTAAAGACTCAAAAAAGGATTACTCCCAATATTTTGATTTCTCCGATGCCAAAGTAATTTCGCAAGATGAATTCAGCAAAAAGATAAGAATACGGGGCCGGGAGATTAATATCAAGTCGGAACCCAATCATCGTCAGGAGAAACAACGGGGCAAGGAAGACGTCCAGGTGCTATACGAAACGGCTGTACCCGATGAACTGAAAAATGTGGGTAAAGGCAAACACTATATCGTATACACGTATGGATGCCAGATGAACGAGCATGATTCGGAGACCATCAAGGGACTGCTTGAATCGATGGGATATCAGGCTACCGAAGATCGCAAAGAAGCAGATATCATTCTGTTAAACACGTGTGCAATTCGGGAAAATGCGGAAGATAAAGTGTTTGGTGAGCTCGGTCATCTGAAAACCTTGAAAACCGAGCGTCCAGGCTTGTTACTGGGTGTATGTGGCTGTATGTCACAAGAAGAAGGTGTCGTGAATCGGATTATGCAGAAGCATGGCTTTGTGGATATGATTTTTGGTACGCACAACGTGCATCGGCTGCCACATCTGATTCAGGAAGCGCTGTTCAGTAAAGAAATGGTTGTTGAGGTATGGTCCAAGGAAGGCGACATCATTGAGAACCTGCCGAAAAAACGTGAGGGCATGCGCGGCTGGGTGAACATTATGTATGGTTGCGACAAGTTCTGTACATATTGCATTGTTCCGTTCACCAGGGGAAAAGAGCGCAGTCGTCGTCCAGAGGACGTCATTGCTGAAGTTCGTGAGCTAGCCAGACAAGGTTTTAAGGAAATTACATTGCTCGGTCAGAATGTGAATGCCTATGGCAAAGACTTTACGGATCTGAAGTACACCTTCGGCGACCTGATGGATGAAATTCGCAAAATCGATATTCCGCGGGTCCGGTTTACAACGAGTCATCCACGTGACTTCGATGATCATCTGATTGAGGTGCTTGCGAAGGGCGGGAACCTGGTGGAACATATCCATCTACCAGTGCAGTCCGGTAGCACGGAAGTGCTAAAACGTATGAGCCGCAAGTACAGTCGGGAACACTATTTGAAGCTCGCTGACAAAATTAAAACGGCAATCCCCGATGTCGTGTTAACCACTGATATTATCGTTGGTTTTCCGGGCGAAACGGATGAACAGTTTGAAGATACGTTATCACTGGTCAGGGAAGTCGGCTACGACTTTGCCTATACATTCATCTACTCTCCGCGTGAAGGTACACCTGCTGCGGTGATGGAGGATAACGTGCCGATGGACGTGAAGAAGGAACGTTTGAAACGCTTGAACGAGACGATCAACGCATACAGTCATAGCAGCAATGAAAAGCAGCGCGGCAAGGTCGTTGAAGTGCTTGTCGAAGGCGAAAGTAAACGGAATTCCAATGTTCTGGCGGGGCGTACACGCAGCAACAAGCTGGTACACTTTGAAGGACCTAAAGAATTGATCGGTACTTTTGTACAAGTGGAAATCACCGATCCGATGACTTTTTATATTCGGGGCAATCTGCTCTCAGAGCCAGTAGCCGCCAATCAGTAA
- a CDS encoding TIGR00282 family metallophosphoesterase: MKVLFIGDIVGNVGRKALKENLPYLKTKYKPHVVIVNGENAAAGRGITGAIANEFFNWGVHGITLGNHTWDNKDIFDFIDDEPRMIRPANFPPGTPGRGYTVVKGEGKELAIVNLQGRTFLPALDCPFRVADEIVDELRQDHKCILVDMHAEATSEKIAMGWHLDGRASLVVGTHTHVQSNDDRILPGGTAYLTDAGMVGPRDGILGMEREAVLRKFYTQLPVRFVVDDGKWHFHGVFVEIDEATGAATRIEKIRLMEDEWRME, translated from the coding sequence ATGAAAGTTTTGTTTATTGGTGATATTGTGGGTAACGTGGGGCGCAAGGCATTAAAGGAAAACCTTCCCTACCTGAAAACGAAGTATAAGCCACATGTGGTCATTGTAAATGGAGAAAATGCAGCAGCAGGCCGAGGAATTACTGGCGCAATAGCGAATGAATTTTTCAACTGGGGTGTACATGGGATCACCCTTGGTAACCATACCTGGGATAATAAAGACATATTTGATTTTATAGATGATGAACCACGCATGATTCGTCCTGCGAACTTTCCACCAGGAACACCAGGCCGAGGATACACGGTAGTCAAAGGTGAAGGCAAGGAGCTGGCCATTGTCAATCTGCAAGGACGGACGTTCCTGCCTGCTTTGGATTGTCCGTTTCGCGTTGCCGATGAAATTGTGGACGAGCTGCGTCAAGACCATAAATGCATTCTGGTCGATATGCATGCTGAAGCAACGTCAGAGAAGATTGCCATGGGCTGGCATCTGGATGGGCGTGCATCGCTGGTCGTAGGTACACATACACATGTGCAAAGCAACGATGATCGTATTTTGCCTGGAGGAACAGCTTATTTAACCGATGCTGGCATGGTAGGACCGCGTGACGGCATATTGGGCATGGAGCGTGAAGCGGTGCTTCGCAAGTTCTACACTCAGCTTCCAGTACGATTTGTTGTTGATGATGGCAAGTGGCATTTCCACGGTGTATTTGTGGAGATTGATGAAGCCACAGGTGCTGCAACACGCATTGAGAAGATTCGTCTGATGGAGGACGAGTGGCGCATGGAATAG
- the recA gene encoding recombinase RecA, whose product MSDRRAALDMALRQIEKQFGKGSIMKLGESTHMNVEIIPSGSLALDIALGTGGLPKGRIVEIYGPESSGKTTVALHAIAEVQRVGGQAAFIDAEHALDPQYASKLGVNIDELLLSQPDTGEQGLEIAEALVRSGAVDIVVIDSVAALVPKAEIEGEMGDSHVGLQARLMSQALRKLSGAISKSKTIAIFINQLREKVGVMFGNPETTPGGRALKFYSTVRLDVRRIESIKSGNDMIGNRTRIKVVKNKVAPPFKQAEVDIMYGEGISREGSIIDIGTELDIVNKSGAWYSYEGERLGQGRENAKQFMKEHKEIAEIIEQKIREASNLTTAVPAPTTEDQQKEAAEEQELFEINE is encoded by the coding sequence TTGTCAGACCGTCGTGCCGCGCTTGATATGGCGCTCCGTCAAATAGAGAAGCAATTTGGTAAAGGATCCATCATGAAACTGGGTGAGTCGACTCACATGAATGTGGAAATTATACCCAGCGGTTCCTTGGCTTTGGATATTGCATTAGGAACAGGCGGCTTGCCTAAAGGCCGTATTGTTGAAATATATGGACCGGAATCCTCTGGTAAAACAACCGTAGCATTGCATGCGATTGCTGAAGTACAACGAGTGGGTGGACAAGCTGCATTTATTGATGCCGAGCATGCTCTTGACCCACAATATGCAAGTAAACTTGGGGTTAACATTGATGAATTGCTTTTGTCTCAGCCAGATACGGGTGAGCAAGGTCTTGAAATTGCAGAAGCTCTTGTACGTAGTGGCGCTGTGGATATTGTCGTTATTGACTCTGTGGCTGCACTGGTACCAAAAGCAGAAATCGAAGGTGAAATGGGTGATTCCCATGTCGGTTTGCAAGCGCGTTTGATGTCTCAGGCGCTACGTAAGTTGTCTGGTGCAATCAGCAAATCCAAAACAATTGCAATCTTTATCAACCAACTTCGTGAAAAAGTCGGTGTAATGTTTGGTAACCCAGAGACGACACCAGGTGGCCGTGCTCTGAAATTTTATTCCACGGTACGTCTGGATGTGCGTCGTATTGAGAGTATCAAATCAGGAAATGACATGATTGGTAACCGTACGCGTATTAAAGTCGTGAAAAACAAAGTAGCACCTCCGTTTAAACAAGCGGAAGTAGATATCATGTACGGTGAAGGCATTTCGAGAGAAGGCAGTATCATTGACATTGGTACAGAGCTGGATATCGTTAACAAAAGTGGTGCATGGTATTCTTACGAAGGCGAGCGTTTAGGCCAAGGCCGTGAGAACGCGAAGCAGTTCATGAAAGAGCATAAAGAGATTGCTGAAATCATTGAACAAAAAATTCGTGAAGCCAGCAACCTGACAACTGCTGTTCCTGCGCCAACGACTGAAGATCAACAAAAAGAAGCGGCAGAAGAACAAGAATTATTTGAAATTAACGAGTAA
- the pgsA gene encoding CDP-diacylglycerol--glycerol-3-phosphate 3-phosphatidyltransferase yields the protein MNLPNRITLARICLIPFLMVFLLVDFPFYPEPLQLGSFSLPYNQLIAAVIFIIAASTDGIDGYLARKNNMVTNLGKLLDPLADKLLVTAVLISLVEMGKLDSWIAVVIISREFAVTGLRQIALLDGSVVAASAWGKLKTVVQIVAIVLLLLNNFPFSFTGVHVDVIAVWAAAIITIWSGIDYFIKNKSLLHISKA from the coding sequence GTGAATTTACCCAACCGGATTACGCTTGCACGAATTTGCTTAATCCCTTTTTTAATGGTGTTCCTGCTCGTTGATTTTCCGTTTTATCCAGAACCGTTGCAATTGGGAAGCTTCTCGCTTCCATATAATCAATTGATTGCTGCTGTTATTTTTATCATTGCAGCCAGCACAGATGGAATTGATGGGTATCTGGCTCGGAAAAATAATATGGTCACCAACCTGGGGAAATTGCTTGATCCGCTGGCTGACAAGTTGTTGGTTACGGCGGTGCTGATTTCACTTGTGGAAATGGGCAAGCTGGATTCCTGGATTGCTGTCGTAATTATAAGTCGTGAGTTTGCGGTTACCGGATTGCGTCAAATTGCACTATTAGATGGGTCGGTTGTCGCAGCAAGTGCCTGGGGCAAGTTGAAGACTGTCGTGCAAATTGTAGCTATTGTGCTGCTATTACTGAATAATTTCCCGTTCTCATTCACGGGTGTTCACGTAGACGTTATCGCCGTTTGGGCTGCAGCAATTATTACCATCTGGTCAGGCATTGATTACTTTATCAAAAACAAAAGTTTGTTGCATATATCAAAAGCGTAA
- a CDS encoding PaaI family thioesterase, translating to MSILDKMVAEGNGRFWGFLGCRFIKGNGKEVQIALTAEEHHTNSMGIIHGGVLTSLMDQAMGMVATAAMEVDSCVTTNLNVHFLAPMKQGELIVTSTILHQAGRSVTAQSEVRDASGTLGCVATATFRIARVKTQSTESQG from the coding sequence ATGAGTATCTTGGACAAAATGGTTGCAGAAGGAAACGGGAGATTTTGGGGTTTTCTCGGTTGTCGTTTTATTAAAGGCAACGGAAAAGAAGTACAGATTGCACTGACAGCTGAGGAACATCACACCAATTCCATGGGAATTATTCACGGCGGTGTGCTAACCTCCCTGATGGATCAGGCGATGGGTATGGTGGCTACAGCGGCAATGGAAGTAGACAGTTGTGTGACGACCAATCTGAATGTACATTTTCTCGCACCCATGAAGCAAGGGGAGTTAATCGTGACGTCAACGATCTTGCATCAAGCTGGGCGTAGTGTAACGGCACAATCCGAGGTGCGTGATGCATCTGGCACGCTGGGGTGCGTGGCAACAGCTACCTTCCGTATAGCGCGAGTAAAAACGCAAAGCACAGAATCCCAAGGTTGA
- a CDS encoding competence/damage-inducible protein A yields the protein MKAEIIAVGTELLLGQIVNTNARYLSRELAAIGIDVYFQTVVGDNLNRLSEAIRIAQGRADVILFSGGIGPTQDDLTKDAIAEVLNRKLHIDRMAMDKIESFFRDRNVDMTENNRRQAIVIEGGTPLANETGLAAGNAISDNGKHYVVMPGPPKELIPMFEQEVKPWLFQHVLTKEMPIYSKMLKFAGIGESALEDRLLDLIDAQTDPTIAPYASEGEVTVRVSTKAPSESEAKLKLDAMEVQIRERLPEHLYANEDVPIEYTIVTMMSDMGLSLSAAESCTGGLVMQSLTSIPGSASMLKGGIVCYSNEIKEKLLNVPHDYLEGEDAPGAVSPEVAKVLAEQIRMIGDADFGLSVTGVAGPGYSERKPPGLVFIALAERGKETEVHELRINGNRETVRIRSAKAILYRLWRKLVEMD from the coding sequence ATGAAGGCAGAAATCATTGCAGTTGGCACAGAGCTGCTACTTGGACAAATTGTGAATACCAATGCCAGATATCTATCCCGTGAGTTGGCTGCGATCGGGATTGATGTATATTTCCAAACGGTGGTTGGTGATAATCTGAATCGACTTAGTGAAGCCATTCGCATCGCTCAAGGACGTGCAGACGTCATTTTATTTTCCGGGGGCATCGGTCCTACACAGGATGATCTGACCAAGGATGCAATCGCGGAGGTTTTGAATCGGAAGCTGCATATAGATCGAATGGCCATGGACAAAATTGAGAGCTTCTTCCGAGACCGCAATGTGGACATGACAGAAAATAATCGTCGTCAGGCGATTGTAATAGAGGGCGGGACACCGCTGGCAAACGAAACAGGTCTTGCAGCAGGAAATGCGATATCTGACAATGGCAAACATTATGTGGTAATGCCTGGTCCACCAAAAGAGCTCATTCCCATGTTCGAACAGGAAGTCAAACCATGGTTGTTCCAGCATGTACTTACAAAAGAAATGCCGATCTATTCGAAAATGTTGAAGTTTGCAGGGATTGGCGAATCAGCATTGGAAGACCGACTCCTTGATCTTATAGATGCACAGACGGACCCTACGATTGCCCCCTATGCAAGTGAGGGAGAAGTTACAGTACGGGTATCGACCAAGGCTCCGAGTGAAAGTGAGGCCAAGCTGAAGCTGGATGCCATGGAAGTTCAGATTCGGGAACGATTGCCAGAACATCTCTACGCGAACGAGGATGTGCCTATAGAGTACACTATTGTAACGATGATGTCTGATATGGGTTTGTCTCTTAGCGCGGCGGAGAGCTGCACAGGAGGGCTTGTCATGCAGAGTCTGACTTCCATTCCTGGCAGTGCATCCATGCTTAAGGGCGGAATTGTTTGTTATTCCAATGAGATCAAGGAAAAGTTGCTCAATGTCCCGCATGACTATCTGGAAGGTGAAGATGCACCTGGTGCAGTAAGCCCGGAAGTTGCCAAAGTGCTTGCAGAGCAGATCCGCATGATCGGGGATGCAGATTTCGGTCTGTCTGTTACAGGTGTCGCTGGGCCTGGTTATTCGGAACGGAAACCGCCAGGACTTGTTTTTATTGCGTTGGCTGAACGTGGAAAAGAAACAGAAGTTCATGAACTGCGTATTAATGGAAATCGGGAGACGGTTCGCATCCGTTCAGCAAAAGCGATTCTCTACCGTTTGTGGCGTAAACTTGTGGAAATGGACTAA
- a CDS encoding stage V sporulation protein S, giving the protein MEVLKVSAKSNPNSVAGALAGVLRERGNAELQAIGAGALNQAIKAVAIARGFVAPSGVDLICIPAFTDIVIDGEDRTAIKLIVEPR; this is encoded by the coding sequence ATGGAAGTATTAAAAGTTTCAGCAAAGTCCAATCCCAATTCCGTAGCCGGCGCTCTTGCAGGTGTTCTTCGTGAACGTGGAAATGCTGAACTGCAGGCAATCGGAGCGGGAGCACTGAACCAAGCCATTAAAGCGGTAGCGATAGCCCGGGGATTTGTAGCACCAAGCGGAGTTGACTTGATTTGTATTCCAGCTTTTACAGACATTGTGATCGACGGCGAGGACCGAACGGCCATTAAGCTGATTGTGGAGCCCAGATAA
- a CDS encoding regulatory protein RecX — protein MDQHDEDLYEEAELEGISQFPDNEELTISRVERTKSREARYRITFGLHSITVLEDVMIKYRMTRGNTFMKKDLEDIIVADERQRTYVQSLRYLEHKPRTRHELSQKLRQKEFAAPLIEEALDRLEREDLVDDEQFAKEWTRQRMEGQRKGKLWIRQELRQKGIANELIAEALEGISADAEFETALTAGRKKWNQVKGDIKEKKRKTLPFLMRRGFSMDMVRRVVNCLIEEDEAGDPEEDEALLWD, from the coding sequence ATGGATCAACATGATGAGGATTTATATGAAGAAGCAGAGCTTGAAGGAATCTCACAATTCCCGGATAACGAAGAACTTACCATCTCACGGGTTGAACGTACAAAGAGCAGGGAAGCTCGTTACCGAATTACTTTTGGTTTACACTCAATCACGGTTCTTGAAGATGTGATGATTAAATATCGGATGACCCGAGGCAATACGTTTATGAAGAAGGACTTGGAAGATATCATTGTAGCTGACGAGCGACAACGGACGTATGTGCAGTCTTTGCGATATCTGGAGCATAAACCACGCACACGCCATGAATTAAGTCAGAAGCTTCGTCAGAAAGAGTTTGCTGCACCCTTGATTGAAGAGGCACTGGACCGGCTTGAGAGGGAGGATTTGGTTGATGATGAACAGTTCGCGAAGGAATGGACCAGGCAGCGTATGGAGGGCCAGCGGAAGGGAAAACTGTGGATAAGGCAAGAGCTGCGTCAGAAGGGCATTGCCAATGAACTTATTGCGGAAGCGCTGGAAGGTATAAGTGCGGATGCGGAATTTGAGACGGCTTTAACCGCTGGACGCAAAAAGTGGAATCAGGTCAAAGGAGACATCAAGGAGAAGAAACGTAAAACGCTTCCCTTCTTGATGCGGCGGGGTTTTTCCATGGATATGGTGCGCCGGGTCGTGAATTGTTTAATTGAAGAAGATGAGGCGGGGGACCCCGAAGAAGACGAAGCGTTGTTATGGGATTAG